A single region of the Bicyclus anynana chromosome 14, ilBicAnyn1.1, whole genome shotgun sequence genome encodes:
- the LOC112046198 gene encoding SREBP regulating gene protein: MLQLLLFCNADREFMTSGIKMWYAALVRFIRRRLVLGIIFASSLTYCIISLLKEGHSRNMIYQDISIERKPFVWRTLQEHNETSDTICRNSVQGKSLLVDDRGYVCQRADMAKNGCCTVDAEHTQRYSCVSCHENSCCVIYEYCVSCCLDPKKRSMLELVLSKLSAEENVLFHTITDDYELCLTKCRTSSHSVLHENSYKDPSLKHCFGERQPETKPD, from the exons ATGCTTCaattattgttgttttgtaACGCGGATAGAGAGTTTATGACCAGCGGAATTAAGATGTGGTATGCCGCATTAGTACGATTCATCAGGAGAAGATTAGTACTGGGAATTATCTTTGCATCCTCGCTGACTTATTGTATAATCAGTCTACTAAAAgag GGCCACAGTAGAAATATGATTTACCAGGATATCTCTATTGAGAGGAAGCCATTTGTATGGAGAACATTACAAGAACACAATGAAACTAGCGACACTATATGTAGAAACTCGGTTCAGGGAAAATCCTTACTGGTTGATGATagag GTTATGTGTGCCAAAGGGCAGACATGGCAAAAAATGGATGTTGTACCGTAGACGCAGAACACACACAGAGATACAGTTGTGTGTCTTGCCATGAAAATAGTTGCTGCGTCATATACGAGTACTGTGTTTCATGCTGTCTTGACCCTAAGAAG agaAGCATGTTGGAGCTGGTTCTATCAAAACTATCAGCTGAAGAAAATGTTCTGTTTCACACTATAACAGACGATTATGAACTGTGCCTAACCAAGTGTCGTACAAGCTCACACAGCGTCttacatgaaaattcatacaaagATCCGTCTCTAAAGCATTGCTTCGGTGAAAGACAGCCAGAAACAAAACCTGATTAG
- the LOC112046691 gene encoding uncharacterized protein LOC112046691 isoform X2 has translation MFSPCEDSQLSKELATFCEEMELNSALVELCIQAEKEQAIFSNQSGGGLKRRVTDTIQPPSKRPCNQKPSTSADASRSSNGGEECSNSINPNNSIECPGCKIYVSRRYFHNHLRSKLHINNVLKSSVENLYNVRLIENAFGQRIATYRISNYPNSNVFGNQEFETPEYFLNTNKEIITELIYKLLKVHNSIKINFTLNGDFIQQSKDLENNFDFQTSNFVFCIGNEFNNILSEIFEHISIKVSNFEKRDSGWSLKKNNYLDLNINKFSPLRGSSFIDLPQDIKNKNAVINVKNNDYQCFQWAIISALYPVKANVDRVSSYSSKANT, from the exons ATGTTCTCTCCATGTGAAGATAGCCAGCTCTCCAAAGAATTAGCTACATTTTGTGAAGAAATGGAACTTAATTCAGCTTTAGTGGAACTTTGTATACAGGCAGAAAAGGAGCAAGCTATTTT ctcAAATCAAAGTGGAGGAGGTTTGAAACGAAGAGTTACTGACACAATACAACCTCCGAGTAAGCGGCCCTGTAATCAAAAACCTTCTACGTCTGCTGATGCATCACGAAGCTCAAATGGTGGTGAGGAGTGTTCAAATTCGATAAATCCAAATAATAGCATCGAGTGTCCTGGCTGTAAAATATACGTTAGTCGAAGATACTTTCACAATCACCTCCGAAGTAAATTGCACATAAATAATGTTCTAAAGAGTTCTGTGGAAAACTTATATAATGTTCGATTAATAGAGAATGCTTTCGGCCAAAGGATTGCAACTTATAGAATTTCTAATTATCCTAATTCAAATGTTTTCGGGAACCAAGAGTTTGAAACTCCGGAATATTTTCTTAACACGAACAAAGAAATCATTACGGAGTTAATCTATAAACTTCTAAAAGTtcataattcaattaaaattaattttacattaaatggaGACTTTATTCAACAATCGAAAGATTTAGAAAACAACTTtgacttccaaacgtcaaatTTCGTATTTTGCATAGGTAAcgaatttaataatattctttctGAAATATTTGAGCATATTTCAataaaagtaagtaattttGAGAAAAGAGATAGTGGttggagtttaaaaaaaaataattaccttgatttaaatattaacaaatttaGCCCATTAAGAGGTTCTTCTTTTATAGATCTCCCccaagatataaaaaataaaaacgctgtaattaatgtcaaaaataatgattatcaATGTTTTCAATGGGCTATAATTTCGGCTCTATATCCAGTTAAAGCTAACGTGGATAGAGTTAGTTCATATTCATCAAAagcaaatacttaa
- the LOC112046691 gene encoding uncharacterized protein LOC112046691 isoform X1, producing MDGLIRIIPQTKERYISFSKIVKIGREQVELRFIDSFKFLSCKLETLSNNLNNQDFIELRRNFQNENDFFFLKRKGVYPYDYMTSFDSLKLTSLPTQKHFFSTLTNSAVSDDDYKHATDVWHHFKCRNMGDYSDLYLKTDVLLLTDVFENFRNVCIKTYDLDPVQYYTAPGLSWDAMMKHTQVTLELLTDFDKVAFVKSGIRGGVSQCSNRYAHANNVYMDDFDEKAPSSYLTYLDANNLYGWSMSQYLPTGGFEWVDCNVDFNIPNNSNVGYILEVDLEYPQSLHESHSDFPRCPENILIGGSKTLTLVPNLYNKSNYIIHYRNLKQCIELGLKLKKIHRVLKFDQSLWLQKYIDLNTQLRTSAHSDFEKDFYKLMNNSIFGKTMENIEKRVDVKLCTHWENRGKVVGAQSLITRPEFHSLSIFSENLVAVQLNRTKFYYDKPIYLGLCILDLSKTLMYDFHYKYMKKNMI from the coding sequence ATGGACGGATTAATACGCATTATACCACAGACCAAAGAAcgatatatttcattttccAAAATCGTAAAAATTGGGCGGGAACAAGTTGAATTACGATTTATagattcttttaaatttttatcatgTAAATTAGAAACATTGAGTAATAATCTAAATAATCAAGACTTTATCGAATTACGCCGAAATTTTCAAAACGAAAATGATTTCTTCTTCCTAAAACGAAAAGGGGTATACCCATATGATTATATGACATCGTTCgattcattaaaattaacatcgcTCCCtactcaaaaacatttttttagcaCACTTACAAACAGTGCTGTATCAGATGACGATTATAAACATGCCACTGATGTGTGGCATCATTTTAAATGTCGTAATATGGGTGATTACtctgatttatatttaaaaacagaCGTACTACTATTGACAGatgtatttgaaaattttagaaatgtaTGTATTAAAACATATGACTTGGACCCCGTCCAATATTATACAGCTCCTGGTCTTAGTTGGGATGCAATGATGAAGCATACACAAGTAACATTGGAGCTGCTTACTGATTTTGATAAAGTTGCTTTTGTTAAATCAGGTATACGTGGTGGGGTTTCACAGTGTAGTAATCGATATGCACATGCTAATAATGTTTACAtggatgattttgatgaaaaagCCCCCTCATCATATCTTACATATTTAGATGCTAATAACTTATATGGTTGGTCTATGTCTCAATATCTACCTACTGGTGGATTTGAGTGGGTTGATTGCAATGTggattttaatatacctaataattctAATGTAGGGTATATTTTAGAAGTAGACTTAGAATATCCACAAAGTTTACATGAATCACATTCGGATTTTCCTCGTTGTCCTGAGAATATTCTTATAGGAGGTAGCAAAACTTTAACATTAGTACcaaatttgtataataaatcgAATTATATTATTCACTACAGGAATCTGAAGCAGTGTATTGAATTGggcttaaagttaaaaaaaattcatagagTCTTAAAATTTGATCAAAGTCTTtggttacaaaaatatatagatttaaataCACAACTACGAACTAGTGCACATTCTGATTTTGAAAaagatttttacaaattaatgaataattcaaTATTTGGCAAAACaatggaaaatattgaaaaacgaGTAGATGTGAAACTTTGCACACACTGGGAGAATAGGGGTAAAGTTGTTGGCGCACAGTCATTGATAACAAGACCCGAATTTCATAGTCTTTCgatattttctgaaaatttagTCGCTGTTCAACTCAACAGAactaaattttactatgataagCCTATCTACTTAGGGTTATGTATTTTAGATCTTTCAAAAACTCTTATGTATGATTTCCActataaatatatgaaaaaaaatatgatataa
- the LOC128198741 gene encoding uncharacterized protein LOC128198741, translated as MEGSQDKQFPMKTFYYPLDLSDEEDNSILNSKKTSTKRNNSIEVFFEKQKKRKKGGNSSSVARACDGGLSYISSGDGESADATRMIKIDVFDMKSLKGISPQDFWKYADLRLKYFVKSEDDKHYQSTQEIIYGITKQIAEKQGCKKYFIDRNPKSQ; from the exons ATGGAG GGTTCACAAGATAAACAATTCCCGATGAAAACTTTTTATTATCCATTAGACTTATCTGATGAAGAAGATAATTCGATATTAAACAGTAAGAAAACTTCAACGAAGCGTAATAACAGCATTGAAGTGTTTTTTGagaaacaaaagaaaagaaaaaagggCGGTAACTCTAGCTCAGTTGCAAGAGCATGTGACGGAGGATTATCATACATCTCGTCAGGTGACGGAGAAAGTGCAGATGCAACCCGCATGATAAAAATTGATGTATTTGACATGAAGTCTCTAAAAGGCATTTCACCACAAGATTTTTGGAAATATGCAGACTTGCGATTAAAGTACTTCGTAAAATCTGAGGATGATAAACATTATCAAAGCACACAGGAAATAATTTATGGCATAACAAAACAAATCGCAGAAAAACAGggctgtaaaaaatattttattgataggAATCCGAAGAGTCAATAA
- the LOC128198750 gene encoding uncharacterized protein LOC128198750, which produces MDYTAANITTREGPRKGESLGALESRRIGPDVYGGANRREEDVLGLGGKFWAKKGVGEKRGESSRRETGTRNGAEEVASESDSSLRPVGSRLGSRSGSPVIVPMGGAKRPRLSEGEENNMSTDEERPGTPVPVRRIGQVPDSGRFRNSLGRTREARQQTRLRAEEDLLKETEVARCRRVLRKGVGSTDGQRIDEKTAARLQNEVLEDVEIIKKVATKSSNLKGTFVRDLKDAADSIKAAVEVLASRNISEETRKLQADNVRLQAEMASLRTELSQLRQEMKGEQNQGSVPPPMDVTEEAPPVTQPPSKNNGKNNKTKRSGPTPDALTLEEICRTVMIQVGGMLDARLATFEDRLLPARNLRPPLASDNRQVGRNYAAVVSGSASDASRPAEGNVPQTSAQPGPSTAQRPVGSNRTQGAKEGTSTSTSTPSKGVQEKKKKKKKYKKKDGHLPATNQEQWQSQMSASEWTKVGRKQQLDPKSRASKLRPPGSSAVLLTLKPGVEESGTTYAKVITFAKEKINAADIGAHGVRLRKAATGGRLFEFPGASSADKADLLANKLREVLGDEFVTVSRPIKSVDLRVTGLDDSVTSAEVIAAVASVGGCPADQVRAGVVVSGYDGLGAVLVHCPVAAAKKIVAGGRLLVGWVSAQVKLLDARPLMCYRCLAPGHVGVQCKEGIDRSGLCYRCGQPGHKSRGCSAAPYCVVCAAAGKSAEHRVGGRICLSTSNKKKRGGNIDLRSKQSSSLPQQTVGPEEVPMTED; this is translated from the coding sequence atggatTACACGGCGGCAAATATAACTACCCGGGAGGGTCCCCGAAAGGGGGAATCCCTTGGTGCGCTGGAAAGCCGGCGCATCGGCCCCGACGTATACGGGGGGGCCAACCGACGTGAAGAGGATGTGTTAGGTTTGGGGGGGAAATTTTGGGCAAAGAAAGGAGTGGGAGAAAAAAGAGGAGAAAGTAGTAGAAGAGAAACAGGTACAAGGAACGGTGCTGAAGAGGTGGCGTCGGAATCTGACAGCAGCCTTAGACCCGTCGGGAGCCGGCTCGGATCGAGATCAGGCTCTCCAGTGATAGTACCGATGGGCGGAGCGAAACGTCCCCGTCTCAGCGAGGGTGAAGAAAATAATATGTCCACTGATGAAGAAAGGCCTGGAACACCGGTGCCCGTAAGGCGCATAGGTCAAGTGCCAGACAGTGGGCGCTTTCGTAATAGTCTGGGCAGAACCAGGGAGGCCCGCCAACAGACTAGGCTACGTGCAGAAGAAGACCTCCTTAAAGAGACTGAAGTCGCCCGCTGTCGGCGGGTTTTGCGCAAAGGAGTAGGATCCACGGACGGACAGCGGATCGACGAAAAAACCGCTGCTCGTCTGCAAAACGAGGTACTAGAGGACGTGGAAATTATCAAAAAGGTAGCCACTAAGTCCTCCAACTTGAAGGGTACCTTCGTACGCGATTTAAAAGACGCTGCGGACTCTATTAAGGCGGCCGTGGAAGTCCTGGCATCACGCAATATATCGGAGGAAACGAGAAAATTGCAGGCGGACAATGTTCGCTTGCAGGCCGAGATGGCCAGTCTTCGGACTGAGCTGTCTCAATTACGCCAAGAGATGAAGGGGGAGCAGAATCAGGGTTCTGTCCCCCCTCCTATGGATGTGACGGAGGAGGCACCCCCTGTAACTCAACCTCCTTCAAAGAATAacggaaaaaataataaaaccaagcGCTCTGGACCAACTCCAGACGCGCTCACTTTAGAGGAGATCTGCCGAACGGTTATGATCCAGGTCGGAGGAATGTTGGACGCCCGTCTGGCGACATTTGAGGACAGGCTCCTCCCAGCGAGAAACCTTCGGCCGCCGCTTGCGTCGGATAATAGGCAAGTTGGGCGTAATTATGCAGCTGTGGTCTCAGGGTCTGCATCGGACGCGTCCAGGCCAGCTGAAGGAAACGTGCCTCAAACGTCTGCACAACCCGGGCCCAGTACAGCACAGAGACCAGTTGGGTCCAATCGGACACAGGGGGCAAAAGAAGGGACATCTACTTCAACTTCTACACCCTCCAAAGGGGTtcaagagaagaagaagaaaaagaagaagtatAAGAAAAAGGATGGACACCTGCCCGCTACGAACCAGGAGCAGTGGCAGTCTCAGATGTCAGCGTCGGAATGGACAAAAGTGGGTCGCAAACAGCAACTCGACCCGAAAAGCCGTGCCAGCAAACTCCGCCCCCCTGGATCATCAGCGGTGCTCTTGACGCTAAAGCCGGGAGTTGAGGAAAGCGGTACAACTTATGCGAAGGTAATCACCTTTGCAAAGGAGAAAATCAATGCGGCGGATATCGGAGCTCACGGAGTCAGACTTCGAAAGGCTGCAACAGGAGGCCGCCTATTTGAATTCCCTGGAGCCTCCAGTGCTGATAAAGCGGACTTGCTAGCTAACAAGCTTAGGGAGGTCTTAGGTGATGAGTTTGTCACGGTCTCCAGACCTATAAAATCTGTAGATCTGCGAGTTACTGGCTTGGATGACTCCGTAACTAGTGCTGAGGTGATTGCCGCAGTTGCGTCAGTGGGAGGATGTCCAGCTGATCAAGTACGGGCTGGCGTTGTGGTAAGCGGTTACGATGGACTGGGTGCAGTTTTAGTGCACTGTCCCGTAGCTGCCGCTAAAAAGATTGTAGCAGGAGGAAGGCTTCTTGTGGGCTGGGTGTCCGCTCAAGTCAAACTGTTGGATGCCCGACCCCTCATGTGCTACAGATGTCTTGCTCCGGGCCATGTAGGTGTTCAGTGCAAAGAAGGCATTGACCGCAGTGGGTTGTGCTACCGCTGTGGCCAACCTGGTCATAAGTCTCGTGGGTGCTCCGCTGCGCCATACTGCGTAGTATGTGCAGCTGCGGGTAAGTCAGCCGAACATCGCGTGGGAGGCAGAATTTGTCTTTCCACATCGAATAAGAAGAAGAGGGGAGGCAATATAGATCTGAGAAGCAAACAGTCTTCGTCTTTACCGCAGCAAACTGTAGGGCCAGAGGAGGTTCCAATGACTGAAGATTAG
- the LOC112046206 gene encoding uncharacterized protein LOC112046206, with protein sequence MEHATNIDDVYHQMTKYSNEKPIQVTCIFEDSDSDDNSQLPEETALHTASQNENTNSATQQLNTQSFNHNCDNSANEVESRSLLLQYKRLPSDPCPKNHTNVQNEEGTKESQLKEILTSASNVPFSKRMTPNQKNQFVQLLDTVAENLIIITKYYHYFNLKFGINHAARENYLRYKNYYFDQSYSVLVSVFIPHENNQVFINKFINRTIAIANSQSWYLHMTVDELTVFVKGMIKWAKQKKMHQEASANQLQQLISASNAHSNQYILSPNRNSNFETRQTYVNSSLLPVVPPAVFGPTVPPPSNYTTKNNTYEGFNRPPPMYRQPLTSPAPECCEPPPKSCSNVYTKQQTNRSHPMYRPPPQLLEIPPPSRSTSKVNNIDQNKQNPTENHINNICIFSDKISISVDPAIAESVVSKNIRKAPLDRTSKRRKTNDENGYPSALSTNCTAHNNQLPYNIQNHYNPNQSPRISNPDNIMQPINNSSQYCPGIRQNDRESDNMESQPHLSRSVSRDSGFGSPVLCSMLLNNDNNVVFPSDNQKLAPEVPQMSSMNPNNDTSSISGACRICGTSTKYVCLACSKEYYCCSVCQTLDWPRHKIECRTR encoded by the exons atggaGCACGCTACAAATATTGATG ATGTCTATCATCAAATGACAAAATATTCAAATGAAAAGCCAATTCAAGTCACTTGTATTTTTGAGGATTCTGATTCAGATGATAATTCACAGCTACCCGAAGAAACAGCTCTACATACTGCTTCTCAAAACGAAAACACAAATTCTGCTACACAGCAGTTGAATACACAATCATTTAATCATAATTGTGATAATAGTGCTAATGAAGTTGAAAGCAGGTCTTTACTTTTACAATATAAGCGGTTACCGTCAGACCCATGTCCGAAAAATCACACAAATGTTCAAAATGAAGAGGGGACAAAAGAATCTCAGTTGAAGGAAATTTTAACAAGTGCCAGTAATGTGCCATTCTCTAAACGTATGACACCCAATCAAAAGAATCAATTCGTACAGTTATTAGATACAGTAGCAGAAAATTTGATAATCATTACTAAATATTATCACTAttttaacttgaaatttggaataaaccATGCTGCTAGAGAGAACTATTTAcgatacaaaaattattattttgatcaaTCATACAGTGTCCTTGTTTCGGTATTTATACCTCACGAGAACAATCAAGTATTcataaacaaatttattaataGAACGATTGCAATAGCAAATTCTCAATCGTGGTACCTTCATATGACAGTTGACGAGCTGACAGTTTTTGTTAAAGGTATGATTAAATGGGCTAAACAAAAGAAGATGCATCAAGAAGCAAGTGCGAATCAGTTACAACAGCTGATTAGTGCTTCAAATGCACACTCTAATCAATATATACTGTCGCCGAACAGGAATTCCAATTTTGAAACACGACAGACTTATGTGAATTCATCATTACTACCTGTGGTACCACCCGCAGTATTCGGACCTACAGTGCCACCACCATCAAACTACACCACAAAAAACAACACCTATGAGGGATTTAACAGACCACCGCCAATGTATAGACAACCTCTAACTTCACCTGCACCTGAGTGCTGTGAACCGCCACCAAAAAGTTGCTCAAACGTGTATACAAAACAGCAAACGAACAGATCACATCCTATGTATAGACCACCTCCACAACTACTTGAAATACCACCTCCGTCAAGAAGCACCTCCAAAGTTAACAATATTGACCAGAATAAGCAAAATCCTACAGaaaatcatattaataatatctgTATATTTTCCGACAAAATAAGTATCAGCGTTGATCCAGCAATCGCAGAATCAGTTGTTAGTAAGAATATTCGAAAAGCTCCGTTAGATCGAACAAGTAAAAGACGTAAGACGAATGATGAAAATGGATATCCATCAGCATTATCTACAAACTGTACTGCTCATAACAATCAGCTTCCATACAATATTCAAAACCACTACAACCCAAATCAATCCCCGCGAATATCAAATCCAGATAATATAATGCAACCTATCAATAATTCAAGCCAATATTGTCCTGGAATAAGGCAAAATGATAGAGAATCTGATAATATGGAAAGTCAACCGCACTTATCTAGATCAGTGTCAAGAGACAGCGGATTTGGGAGTCCAGTTCTATGCTCAATGCTACTCAACAACGATAATAATgtg GTCTTCCCGTCAGATAATCAAAAGTTAGCCCCAGAAGTACCTCAGATGTCGTCTATGAACCCCAACAACGATACAAGTTCAATAAGCGGCGCGTGTAGAATTTGCGGCACGTCTACTAAATATGTCTGCCTCGCATGTTCTAAAGAATATTATTGTTGCTCTGTGTGTcag ACTTTAGATTGGCCGCGACACAAGATAGAATGTAGAACTAGGTGA